Proteins from a single region of Bombus vancouverensis nearcticus chromosome 5, iyBomVanc1_principal, whole genome shotgun sequence:
- the ABCB7 gene encoding ATP binding cassette subfamily B member 7 isoform X2 has product MLSIILCRRMLRTGYNEKNLWTRSFVTCSIKSRRQITYREEVLSHILTRTLIYPAIGIRCCSGNVIDRTQKKKSIISSVKFPLVIPGFTGGKSGQQKRDCFHPGVSSLSHECIDVQEREAIKSTNMIRAMLRYIWPKDDPDIRRRVKIAMGLLVGAKALNVGVPFIFKCAIDTLNTQHMATTGNAILSLETGSDTVATVATSLLIGYGIARAGAAGFSELRNAVFAKVAHHSIRKIAKNVFLHLHNLDMAFHLGRQTGALSKTIDRGSRGINFVLNAMVFNIIPTVFELSLVSTVLYLKCGAEYASIALSCVGIYALFTLAITQWRTKFRIFMNQAENEASNKAIDSLINYETVKYFNNEKFEAERYDESLKKYEIASLKTSTSLAMLNFGQNAIFSAALSLIMVLASNNIIEGTMTVGDLVMVNGLLFQLSVPLGFLGSVYREVRQALIDMQTMFTLMAMNTAIKSKENATHFHITSKNSDIEFKNISFHYVEGKPIFKDINFTIPSGKKIAIIGGSGCGKTTLVRLLYRFFEPHSGAVFINGHNIRDIDLDILRKSIAIVPQDTVLFHESIFYNLHYGNLSKSKEDVFEAAKMANLHDSILKWPKGYDTPVGERGLKLSGGEKQRVAIARAILKNSPILIFDEATSSLDSITEHNILEALRRATVGRTSIVIAHRLSTVMDSDEIFVLDNGSLIERGTHDSLLAVPNSLYCKLWETQHIGMLKSSQEKDNNCRTPGV; this is encoded by the exons ATGTTAAGTATTATTCTATGTCGTCGCATGTTACGGACTGgatataatgaaaaaaatctCTGGACCAGATCATTTGTAACGTGTTCAATTAAATCACGAAGACAAATTACTTATCGCGAAGAAGTTTTATCTCACATTTTGACACGTACTCTAATATACCCTGCCATTGGAATTAgg tgTTGCAGTGGAAATGTAATTGATCGTACACAGAAAAAGAAATCTATTATAAGTTCTGTTAAATTTCCATTGGTAATACCTGGATTTACTGGGGGAAAATCAGGACAACAAAAAAGAGATTGTTTTCATCCTGGTGTATCTAGTTTAAGCCATGAATGTATTGATGTTCAAGAAAGGGAGGCAATTAAATCTACAAATATGATTAGAGCAATGCTTAGATATATTTGGCCAAAA GATGATCCAGATATTCGAAGAAGAGTTAAAATAGCCATGGGTTTACTTGTTGGTGCAAAAGCTCTAAATGTTGGCGTTCCTTTCATTTTTAAATGTGCAATAGATACTCTTAATACCCAACACATGGCAACTACTGGTAATGCCATTTTAAGTCTAGAAACTGGATCAGATACGGTTGCAACAGTAGCAACATCATTACTTATTGGAT ATGGAATAGCACGTGCTGGTGCAGCTGGATTTAGTGAATTGAGAAATGCAGTATTCGCAAAAGTTGCTCATCATTCTATTCGTAAAATAGCTAAAAATGTATTCTTGCATTTACATAATTTAGACATGGCTTTTCATTTAGGTAGACAAACTGGAGCATTATCTAAA ACAATAGATAGAGGGAGTCGTggtataaattttgtattaaatgcTATGGTATTTAATATTATTCCTACTGTCTTTGAATTATCATTAGTTAGTACAGtcttatatttaaaatgtggAGCAGAATATGCAAGTATTGCTCTTAGTTGTGTTGGAATTTATGCATTATTCACATTGGCTATTACTCAATGGCGAACgaaatttagaatttttatgAATCAAGCAGAAAATGAAGCAAGTAATAAAGCAATAGATTCACTTATCAATTATGAAACAGTAAAG TATTTTAATAACGAAAAATTTGAAGCTGAAAGATATGACGAATCGTTgaagaaatatgaaattgcatcaCTTAAAACAAGTACAAGTCTAGCAATGCTAAATTTTGGACAAAATGCTATATTTAGCGCTGCACTTAGTTTAATAATGGTACTAGCATCCAATAATATTATAGAGg GTACCATGACAGTAGGAGACTTAGTAATGGTTAATGGTCTTTTATTCCAACTATCAGTTCCCTTAGGATTTTTGGGTTCAGTATATCGTGAAGTTAGACAAGCTCTCATCGATATGCAAACTATGTTTACTTTGATGGCAATGAATACTGCTATTAAG TCTAAAGAGAATGCAACGCACTTTCATATAACTTCAAAGAATTCGGatattgaatttaaaaacattAGCTTTCACTATGTTGAAGGCAAGCCtatttttaaagatattaattttaCTATTCCAAGTGGTAAAAAGATAGCTATTATTGGAGGATCTGGTTGTGG TAAAACAACATTAGTAAGATTGTTATACCGATTTTTTGAACCACACTCTGGAGCTGTTTTTATAAATGGGCATAATATTCGAGACATTGATTTAGATATCTTAAGAAAATCAATAGCAATTGTTCCTCAg GACACTGTTCTCTTTCATGAAAGTATCTTTTACAACCTTCATTATGGTAATTTATCTAAAAGTAAGGAGGATGTTTTTGAAGCTGCCAAAATGGCAAATTTACATGATTCCATTCTTAAATGGCCAAAAGGATATGATACACCTGTTGGAGAACGTGGTTTAAAGTTAAGTGGTGGTGAAAAGCAACGAGTAGCAATTGCTAGAGCAATTTTAAAAAATAGCCCAATATTAATTTTTGATGAAGCCACATCATCTCTAGATTCTATTACAGAACAT AATATTCTTGAAGCATTACGTAGAGCAACTGTTGGCCGGACTTCCATTGTTATAGCCCATCGATTATCCACTGTTATGGATTCAGATGAAATTTTTGTATTAGATAATGGTAGTTTGATTGAAAGAGGAACACATGACTCTTTATTAGCTGTGCCAAATTCTTTATATTGCAAATTGTGGGAAACACAACACATAGGAATGCTCAAATCTAGTCAAGAAAAAGATAATAACTGTAGAACTCCAGGAGTTTGA
- the ABCB7 gene encoding ATP binding cassette subfamily B member 7 isoform X1 gives MGRTSRKRHQKKKLNKEIAENTEDSLMHLRSWLLTKNCSSVYDLVPFNFLITGRGLKTLKDIKVNDILIKLPYEILITTCTLSQSNCCSGNVIDRTQKKKSIISSVKFPLVIPGFTGGKSGQQKRDCFHPGVSSLSHECIDVQEREAIKSTNMIRAMLRYIWPKDDPDIRRRVKIAMGLLVGAKALNVGVPFIFKCAIDTLNTQHMATTGNAILSLETGSDTVATVATSLLIGYGIARAGAAGFSELRNAVFAKVAHHSIRKIAKNVFLHLHNLDMAFHLGRQTGALSKTIDRGSRGINFVLNAMVFNIIPTVFELSLVSTVLYLKCGAEYASIALSCVGIYALFTLAITQWRTKFRIFMNQAENEASNKAIDSLINYETVKYFNNEKFEAERYDESLKKYEIASLKTSTSLAMLNFGQNAIFSAALSLIMVLASNNIIEGTMTVGDLVMVNGLLFQLSVPLGFLGSVYREVRQALIDMQTMFTLMAMNTAIKSKENATHFHITSKNSDIEFKNISFHYVEGKPIFKDINFTIPSGKKIAIIGGSGCGKTTLVRLLYRFFEPHSGAVFINGHNIRDIDLDILRKSIAIVPQDTVLFHESIFYNLHYGNLSKSKEDVFEAAKMANLHDSILKWPKGYDTPVGERGLKLSGGEKQRVAIARAILKNSPILIFDEATSSLDSITEHNILEALRRATVGRTSIVIAHRLSTVMDSDEIFVLDNGSLIERGTHDSLLAVPNSLYCKLWETQHIGMLKSSQEKDNNCRTPGV, from the exons ATGGGTAGAACTTCAAGAAAACGTCATCAAAAGAAGAAGCTAAATAAAGAAATAGCAGAAAATACAGAAGACAGTTTGATGCATCTTAGATCTTGGTTATTAACAAAGAACTGTTCATCAGTTTATGATCTTGTTCCATTTAACTTTCTTATTACAGGACGAggattaaaaacattaaaagacATTAAAGTTAATGATATATTGATCAAACTACCTTATGAAATCTTAATAACAACATGTACATTATCTCAAAGCAAT tgTTGCAGTGGAAATGTAATTGATCGTACACAGAAAAAGAAATCTATTATAAGTTCTGTTAAATTTCCATTGGTAATACCTGGATTTACTGGGGGAAAATCAGGACAACAAAAAAGAGATTGTTTTCATCCTGGTGTATCTAGTTTAAGCCATGAATGTATTGATGTTCAAGAAAGGGAGGCAATTAAATCTACAAATATGATTAGAGCAATGCTTAGATATATTTGGCCAAAA GATGATCCAGATATTCGAAGAAGAGTTAAAATAGCCATGGGTTTACTTGTTGGTGCAAAAGCTCTAAATGTTGGCGTTCCTTTCATTTTTAAATGTGCAATAGATACTCTTAATACCCAACACATGGCAACTACTGGTAATGCCATTTTAAGTCTAGAAACTGGATCAGATACGGTTGCAACAGTAGCAACATCATTACTTATTGGAT ATGGAATAGCACGTGCTGGTGCAGCTGGATTTAGTGAATTGAGAAATGCAGTATTCGCAAAAGTTGCTCATCATTCTATTCGTAAAATAGCTAAAAATGTATTCTTGCATTTACATAATTTAGACATGGCTTTTCATTTAGGTAGACAAACTGGAGCATTATCTAAA ACAATAGATAGAGGGAGTCGTggtataaattttgtattaaatgcTATGGTATTTAATATTATTCCTACTGTCTTTGAATTATCATTAGTTAGTACAGtcttatatttaaaatgtggAGCAGAATATGCAAGTATTGCTCTTAGTTGTGTTGGAATTTATGCATTATTCACATTGGCTATTACTCAATGGCGAACgaaatttagaatttttatgAATCAAGCAGAAAATGAAGCAAGTAATAAAGCAATAGATTCACTTATCAATTATGAAACAGTAAAG TATTTTAATAACGAAAAATTTGAAGCTGAAAGATATGACGAATCGTTgaagaaatatgaaattgcatcaCTTAAAACAAGTACAAGTCTAGCAATGCTAAATTTTGGACAAAATGCTATATTTAGCGCTGCACTTAGTTTAATAATGGTACTAGCATCCAATAATATTATAGAGg GTACCATGACAGTAGGAGACTTAGTAATGGTTAATGGTCTTTTATTCCAACTATCAGTTCCCTTAGGATTTTTGGGTTCAGTATATCGTGAAGTTAGACAAGCTCTCATCGATATGCAAACTATGTTTACTTTGATGGCAATGAATACTGCTATTAAG TCTAAAGAGAATGCAACGCACTTTCATATAACTTCAAAGAATTCGGatattgaatttaaaaacattAGCTTTCACTATGTTGAAGGCAAGCCtatttttaaagatattaattttaCTATTCCAAGTGGTAAAAAGATAGCTATTATTGGAGGATCTGGTTGTGG TAAAACAACATTAGTAAGATTGTTATACCGATTTTTTGAACCACACTCTGGAGCTGTTTTTATAAATGGGCATAATATTCGAGACATTGATTTAGATATCTTAAGAAAATCAATAGCAATTGTTCCTCAg GACACTGTTCTCTTTCATGAAAGTATCTTTTACAACCTTCATTATGGTAATTTATCTAAAAGTAAGGAGGATGTTTTTGAAGCTGCCAAAATGGCAAATTTACATGATTCCATTCTTAAATGGCCAAAAGGATATGATACACCTGTTGGAGAACGTGGTTTAAAGTTAAGTGGTGGTGAAAAGCAACGAGTAGCAATTGCTAGAGCAATTTTAAAAAATAGCCCAATATTAATTTTTGATGAAGCCACATCATCTCTAGATTCTATTACAGAACAT AATATTCTTGAAGCATTACGTAGAGCAACTGTTGGCCGGACTTCCATTGTTATAGCCCATCGATTATCCACTGTTATGGATTCAGATGAAATTTTTGTATTAGATAATGGTAGTTTGATTGAAAGAGGAACACATGACTCTTTATTAGCTGTGCCAAATTCTTTATATTGCAAATTGTGGGAAACACAACACATAGGAATGCTCAAATCTAGTCAAGAAAAAGATAATAACTGTAGAACTCCAGGAGTTTGA
- the LOC143302715 gene encoding SET domain-containing protein 4-like — MNEFHKIHNDFRLLIRSMNNLKLNRESHCPHCNLHLKKIITFAKYKWAYYIVNTRAVYIDAAEIEKNRDITINIKQPNNLALAPFLDLFNHNIHTITHASVVTNKNGNKFYQIATLNSFNLGSQVFINYGAHNSLKLYVHYGFFISDNPLDEIYFDISDVKVCFDVPKFKLDFIISNNLQQNMAFTRDGLNYNALCTLFIMNTKLQKDHWNAKLYGNLFMSEDIIDAYNIAKPILNLKKNGLLNHLTTMKKLKYYTQCFSIAINLVEEYITILNESYNSLCTFH; from the coding sequence ATGAATGAGTtccataaaatacataatgattttCGATTATTAATTAGATCTATGAATAATTTGAAGTTAAATAGAGAATCTCATTGTCCTCATTGCAACTTACATCTTAAGAAAATAATTACATTTGCAAAATACAAATGGGCATATTATATTGTTAATACAAGAGCTGTATACATAGATGCAGCTGAAATTGAGAAAAATCGAGATATTactattaatataaaacaaccAAATAATTTAGCCTTAGCACCATTTTTAGACTTATTTAATCATAATATACATACCATAACACATGCATCTGTAGTTACAAATAAAAATGGGAATAAATTTTACCAAATTGCTACcttaaattcatttaatttagGATCACAAGTTTTTATCAATTATGGTGCACATAATAGTCTTAAATTATATGTCCATTATGGCTTTTTTATATCAGATAATCCATTAgatgaaatttattttgatatttctGATGTAAAAGTTTGTTTTGATGTCCCAAAATTTAAATTGGATTTcattatttctaataatttacAACAAAACATGGCATTTACAAGAGATGGTTTAAATTATAATGCACTCTGTACATTATTCATAATGAATACAAAATTACAGAAAGATCATTGGAATGCAAAAttatatggaaatttatttatgTCAGAGGATATAATAGATGCATATAATATAGCAAAACCaattttaaatttgaaaaaaaatggACTACTAAATCATTTGACTACTATGAAAAAACTGAAATATTATACACAATGTTTTTCAATTGCAATAAATCTTGTAgaagaatatattacaatattaaatgAATCATATAACAGTCTATGTACATTTCATTAA